The proteins below are encoded in one region of Hordeum vulgare subsp. vulgare chromosome 3H, MorexV3_pseudomolecules_assembly, whole genome shotgun sequence:
- the LOC123440514 gene encoding cell division control protein 6 homolog: protein MPTLRSATLSPAPAATPSPTAATPSPKAAATTPSSAAKRRMTARRAADSPDSPQFTSPHKSPLAGSAHFGAPKMLSASPKSSRKRLYGDLVPAERPKWNPRDPAQMQAVKEALHVATTPSCGLVCRDDEQRRVFEFCKACVQQERAGSLYVCGCPGTGKTLSISKVKQSVSRWADEMGMETPDDLSINCTNFGNTSDIFGKILEKFQVRKKAGGKLSPLQQLQRMFSHKESAPRRMLLVVVDEMDYLITRDRAVLHDLFMLTTLQFSRCILIGIANAIDLADRFLPKLESLNCKPLVITFRAYSKDQISNIINHRLKVLEYDVFEPMAIEFCARKVAAATGDMRKALGVCRSAVEIFESGLQDSSDKGAGVVTFDHMDIALSKVFKPAVVNNILCLPQHQQMVLCALANTFQHSRKKATTLGELNKSYIEICRSTQVPAVGMLEFSNMCMILSDQGYLKLGQSKEDKLRRVTLQIDISDITFAFKGSRFFEKCLEQPKF from the exons ATGCCGACGCTCCGCAGCGCCACGCTGAGCCCAGCCccggcggccaccccctccccgacggccgccaccccttccccgaaggccgccgccaccaccccgagCAGCGCCGCCAAGCGCCGCATGAccgctcgccgcgccgccgaTTCGCCCGATTCGCCGCAGTTCACCTCCCCCCACAAGTCCCCGCTCGCCGGCTCCGCCCAC TTCGGCGCCCCGAAGATGCTCTCGGCCTCGCCCAAGTCCTCCCGGAAGCGTCTCTACGGCGACCTCGTCCCGGCGGAGAGGCCCAAGTGGAACCCAAGAG ATCCCGCGCAGATGCAGGCTGTCAAGGAGGCGCTGCACGTGGCCACGACGCCCTCGTGCGGCCTGGTTTGCAGAGACGATGAGCAAAGGCGCGTGTTCGAGTTCTGCAAGGCGTGTGTCCAGCAGGAGAGGGCAGGGAGTCTCTACGTGTGCGGGTGCCCCGGTACAGGGAAGACGTTGTCAATCAGCAAGGTCAAGCAGAGCGTGTCGCGCTGGGCTGATGAG ATGGGAATGGAGACGCCTGATGATTTGTCAATCAATTGCaccaactttggtaacacatctgaCATTTTTGGCAAG ATACTCGAAAAATTCCAGGTTCGGAAAAAGGCAGGTGGCAAATTGTCACCACTTCAGCAACTGCAGCGTATGTTTTCTCACAAAGAATCTGCTCCAAGGAGAATGCT ATTGGTCGTTGTGGATGAGATGGACTACTTGATAACAAGAGACCGGGCTGTGCTACATGACCTTTTCATGCTTACCACCCTCCAGTTCTCGAGATGCATACTGATAG GAATTGCAAATGCAATTGACCTAGCAGATCGGTTTCTTCCAAAGCTTGAATCCTTAAATT GCAAGCCACTTGTTATAACTTTCCGAGCCTATTCCAAGGATCAAATATCCAACATAATTAATCATAGGCTAAAG GTTCTTGAGTATGATGTCTTCGAGCCAATGGCCATAGAATTTTGTGCTCGG AAAGTAGCTGCAGCCACTGGAGACATGAGAAAAGCTCTTGGTGTTTGCAG GAGTGCTGTGGAAATATTTGAATCAGGACTACAAGATTCTTCTGATAAAGGAGCTGGAGTT GTTACATTTGACCATATGGACATTGCCTTGTCGAAGGTTTTCAAGCCAGCAGTAGTAAATAACATACTATGCCTTCCCCAACACCAACAG ATGGTGCTGTGTGCACTTGCAAATACCTTTCAGCATTCCAGGAAAAAGGCTACTACTCTAGGAGAG CTCAACAAATCATACATAGAAATTTGTAGATCGACCCAAGTTCCAGCAGTTGGGATGCTTGAATTTTCTAACATGTGCATGATATTGAGCGATCAG GGATACTTGAAGCTAGGGCAATCCAAAGAAGATAAGCTCAGAAGAGTAACCCTTCAGATTGACATTTCAGATATTACTTTTGCATTTAAG GGTAGCCGATTCTTTGAGAAGTGCCTTGAGCAACCAAAATTTTAG